The proteins below come from a single Microbulbifer sp. Q7 genomic window:
- a CDS encoding 4-phosphoerythronate dehydrogenase has protein sequence MQDQSMRIVADENIPGLETWFADLGTITRVPGRNMTRAQLADADILLVRSVTRVDKALLEGTPVRFVGSCTIGTDHLDTVWLEQQGIHWSAAPGCNANSVVEYVFCALAALDVDWRDRSFGIVGCGNVGGSLQRKLHALGVSCKIYDPWLASNPDAAELATVLQQDVICLHAPLVRDGAHPSLHLLDEQALASIKPGAVLISAGRGAVIDNAALSALLAQARPFTCVLDVWDNEPDIDLDLLSRVDLGSPHIAGYSHDGKLAGTRMVREALCRSLALPLANVPADSSASPRVISTRETGFAAIRALLLAMYDPRGDDQRLRAAAQAAQAGGPSMASAFDQLRKQYPKRLEFSHYRLEAPHLDASTRKQLEILGLK, from the coding sequence ACCATCACCCGGGTGCCCGGTCGCAACATGACCCGCGCGCAACTGGCGGACGCGGACATTCTGCTGGTGCGCTCGGTGACCCGGGTGGATAAAGCATTGCTCGAGGGTACGCCGGTGCGCTTCGTGGGGAGTTGTACCATCGGCACCGACCATCTGGATACCGTTTGGCTGGAGCAGCAGGGTATTCACTGGAGCGCTGCGCCGGGGTGCAATGCGAACTCGGTGGTGGAATACGTCTTCTGTGCACTGGCGGCACTGGATGTGGACTGGCGCGATCGCAGTTTCGGTATTGTCGGCTGCGGCAATGTGGGCGGTTCGCTGCAGCGTAAACTGCACGCGCTGGGCGTCTCCTGCAAAATTTATGATCCCTGGCTCGCAAGCAACCCCGATGCGGCAGAACTGGCAACGGTACTGCAGCAGGATGTGATCTGCCTGCACGCGCCGCTGGTCAGGGACGGCGCACATCCGAGCCTGCACCTGCTGGATGAACAGGCGCTGGCGTCGATCAAACCCGGCGCGGTACTGATCAGTGCCGGTCGCGGCGCGGTGATTGATAACGCCGCGCTGTCCGCGCTGCTGGCGCAGGCGAGACCGTTTACCTGTGTGCTGGATGTTTGGGATAACGAGCCGGACATCGACCTCGACCTGTTGTCGCGGGTGGATCTGGGTAGCCCCCACATTGCGGGCTACAGCCACGACGGCAAACTGGCGGGCACGCGCATGGTGCGCGAGGCCCTGTGCCGTTCGCTTGCGCTGCCACTAGCGAATGTACCTGCAGATTCCTCCGCATCACCGCGGGTGATCAGCACCCGGGAGACTGGCTTTGCGGCGATCCGCGCGCTGTTGCTGGCAATGTACGACCCCCGTGGCGACGACCAGCGGTTGCGCGCGGCGGCACAAGCCGCACAGGCCGGTGGTCCGTCGATGGCGAGTGCCTTCGACCAGCTGCGCAAGCAATACCCCAAACGGCTGGAGTTCTCCCACTACCGGCTGGAGGCGCCGCACCTGGATGCGTCCACACGCAAGCAACTGGAAATACTGGGGTTAAAGTGA